The following proteins are encoded in a genomic region of Chryseobacterium cucumeris:
- a CDS encoding DUF58 domain-containing protein — protein MKNLYINTRFFFTLIGVGILYVLAFFFPVLMWVAHIALLICFLAAMVDFLLLFNQKNALQVQRILPEKLSNGDENFVKIDIKNNYNFTIATKIIDEIPFQFQKRDFLIKKQITSGANTFFQYTLEPKERGEYHFGGLNVYASSPIGLISKRFIFQKDAMLPAYPSFIHLRKYELMAIQSEFLLGGIKKVRKLGHTMEFEQIKEYVPGDDIRTINWKATSKTNRLMVNQFQDEKSQRIFMLIDKGRTMKMPFNELSLLDYSINATMALSHIILRKGDRAGMMTFSKKAENKIAADNKSGQLKKISEALYNIKTDFFESDFNRLYQDVKYSINQRSLILLFTNFETLDGLNRQLKYLRGIAKNHLLVVVFFKNSELQTLINKNPESMQEIYDEIIAEKFEFEKKLIIQELRKYGIYTVYTLPENLNIDVINKYLEIKARGIL, from the coding sequence ATGAAAAACTTATACATCAATACACGTTTCTTTTTTACACTCATCGGAGTGGGGATTCTGTATGTCCTTGCATTTTTCTTTCCGGTGCTGATGTGGGTAGCCCATATCGCACTCCTGATTTGTTTTTTGGCAGCAATGGTAGATTTTCTGTTGCTTTTCAACCAAAAGAATGCATTGCAGGTTCAAAGAATTCTGCCGGAAAAACTGTCTAACGGAGATGAGAATTTTGTAAAAATTGACATCAAGAATAATTACAACTTTACCATAGCCACTAAAATTATTGATGAAATCCCGTTTCAGTTTCAGAAAAGAGATTTTCTGATCAAAAAACAGATCACTTCCGGAGCAAATACATTTTTTCAATACACATTAGAGCCTAAAGAAAGGGGAGAATATCATTTCGGAGGATTGAATGTGTACGCATCATCACCAATAGGACTGATTTCAAAAAGATTTATTTTCCAGAAAGATGCTATGCTTCCTGCCTATCCCTCTTTTATTCATCTAAGAAAATATGAACTGATGGCTATTCAGAGTGAATTTTTATTAGGCGGAATCAAGAAAGTCAGAAAGCTGGGACATACCATGGAATTTGAGCAGATCAAAGAATATGTACCAGGAGATGATATCAGAACGATCAACTGGAAAGCAACTTCGAAAACAAATCGTTTAATGGTTAATCAGTTTCAGGATGAGAAATCACAGCGTATTTTTATGCTGATTGATAAAGGACGAACCATGAAAATGCCTTTCAACGAATTAAGCTTGCTGGATTATTCCATCAATGCAACCATGGCGCTGTCTCATATTATTTTGAGAAAAGGAGACAGAGCGGGAATGATGACTTTTTCCAAGAAAGCTGAAAATAAAATTGCTGCCGATAATAAATCCGGACAGTTGAAGAAAATCTCTGAAGCTCTTTATAATATCAAAACAGATTTCTTCGAAAGTGATTTCAACCGTTTGTATCAGGATGTAAAATATTCCATCAACCAAAGAAGTTTAATTCTGCTTTTTACCAATTTTGAGACGTTAGACGGACTAAACCGGCAGCTGAAATATCTTAGGGGAATTGCTAAGAACCATTTGCTGGTAGTAGTATTCTTTAAAAATTCTGAACTGCAGACGCTGATCAACAAAAATCCTGAAAGTATGCAGGAAATTTATGACGAGATCATTGCTGAAAAATTTGAGTTTGAAAAGAAACTGATCATCCAGGAACTCCGTAAATACGGAATTTATACTGTTTATACACTTCCTGAAAATTTGAATATCGATGTTATCAATAAATATCTGGAGATAAAAGCGAGAGGAATTTTATAA
- a CDS encoding OsmC family protein translates to MKITLNRINDDFLFECTNAQGNSILLDNTSQPGAKGVSPMESVLMAVAGCSGIDVVSILKKQRQEIRSFQAEVEGERVQVEDAKPFKSINVKFLLEGEIDPKKALKAAELSFEKYCSVSKTLEPNVEIGYEVYVNGEKI, encoded by the coding sequence ATGAAAATTACACTTAACAGAATAAACGACGATTTTTTATTTGAATGTACCAATGCTCAGGGAAATTCTATTCTTTTGGATAATACTTCCCAGCCGGGAGCTAAAGGAGTTTCTCCAATGGAAAGTGTACTGATGGCTGTGGCAGGCTGCAGCGGAATTGATGTAGTTTCTATTTTAAAGAAGCAGCGTCAGGAGATCAGAAGCTTTCAGGCAGAGGTAGAAGGAGAAAGAGTACAGGTAGAAGATGCAAAACCATTTAAATCGATTAACGTAAAATTCCTTCTGGAAGGAGAAATTGATCCTAAAAAAGCATTAAAGGCTGCAGAACTTTCTTTTGAAAAATACTGCTCTGTATCAAAAACGTTAGAACCGAATGTAGAAATCGGATACGAAGTCTATGTGAACGGAGAAAAAATTTAA